ATGCCGCCAAATACAAACCATAAGCAGCAGTTACCCCAATTAACGGTGCTCCTCTTACCCACATGTCTTTGATGGCAACCGCACATTCCTGCCAACAGGTAAGCGTTTTTATTGACACGATATGCGGTAAAAAGCGTTGGTCAATTATCTGAACTTCCTGTTGATTGTACGGATTCAGCCATATTGTACGGCTTTGTTGTTGGTTGATGAGCATGATGGGCGAGCTATCTTGTTAGTTTCTGATTAAGTAGCAATAATACGGAAATTCCTGTCAGCACTTGTCAATCATTATTTTCCCGCAGATTACTCAGATTCCCGCAGATAAAATCTTTAAAAATACGTCTAGCGAAGTTTACAAAGAGTTTGCTTATGTTATAAGCTGAATTTTCCCCGCAGATTACTCAGATCCCCGCAGATAAAATCTTTAAAAACAGGTCTAACTAAGTTTACAAAGAGTTTGCTTATGTGAGAAGCTGAATTTTTTCCCGCAGATTACTCAGATCCCCGCAGATAAAATCTTTAAAAACAGGTCTAACTAAGTTTACAAAGAGTTTGCTTATGTTAGAAGCTGAATTTTTTCCCGCAGATTACTCAGATTCCCGCAGATAAAATCTTTAAAAATACGTCTAACTAAGTTTACAAAGAGATTGCTTATGTGAGAAGCTGCTTATTGAACAGCGTGCATAAATATTTACAAAAATATCCCCACATTAGCAAGCAAAATCGTCCGAAACATGATTTATAGTATTTAAAGATGAACTCGGTTTTCACTTTTCCAACCACAAGATAAGTAATATTTTACATTAACAGCAAACCCTGTTGACGTTGCCAACGCCAACAAGGTTGAAAACAAGGCAGTTTCTATCGGTTAAAGCCAGCCACTTTTCACTTTTAGTTTTTCACTTTCAGCTTTTCACTTTTAGTTTTTCACTTTTCACTTACCAAAATCTTCCCACCCACCTCATACCGCTCATACCCGCCCGGAAATGCCAACCGCCATACATACATGCCCGAAGGCAGCCCCGATAAATCGAGTGTCTGTGTAAAAGGTGAGCCACCCGCCGGCAACACCTGATACCACACCTTTTGCCCTTGTAAATTATACAATTCTACCACGCCAAAGGGCAACTGCGGGGGGAGGGAATAGGTGATTGTTGTGCTGCCTTTGGCGGGGTTGGGATATACCTGTGCTTGAACAACCGGATTGCTACCTTGCCCGCCGGAAACGGGAGAAGAAACATTGGTAACAAACAAACTATCAAGACAAGGGGCTGTGCCGCAATATTCCCCGTTCGGACCCAACTTGACCACCCAACTGCTTTGTGGTGCGGTGAAATTAAACCCTACCATGATATACCCGCCGTCGGGGGCAGGTTCGAGGTCGCGTATGTAATCTTCGCCCGGCAAGCCGCTGCTGATGGGAATTTCCGATACCATGTCGCCCGTGTTGTTGAAGGAGGTAAACGCCACCTCCCATATTGGAGGAGGTCCGTAACTGAATGTAACCGCTTTATAGCCGCCATCGGCCGTAAAAATTGGAGCACTATCAACAACATACGTCTCATTTTTACTTAATGATTTAGCATAAAGTACATTGCCGGCATCGTCTAACCAAGCATTATAGATTTGTTTTGTAACCCCGCCCCCCCATTTTAAACCCACCAGGTAGTATCCGCCCAACGGGTAGCTTTTTACCCAACAACCCCCGTCGTCAACAGGAGTTCCGTAAGTTTTCTCCCACTCCATGCCGCCCTGCGAATCTATTTTAAGCACATACATGTCGTAGCCGGTCGCGCTGTTGTATTGGTAGCCCGATATGATGAAACCGCCATCTTGGGTTTGCGAGGCGTAAAGCGGACCTACATTGTTGGCCGGATAAATGTATTCCCATTCTTCTTCGCCATGACTGTCGGTTTTAATAACATGTAACCGTGCCGGACCTACGCTGGTAGGTGTGAAGTAATGTTGGCTTGTGCCCGTTATCAGATAGCCTCCGTCTGAGCATTTTACCAAATTTGCCCCATTTTGTTTATCAGGTCTAATGTATTCTTTTGTCCAAATGACTTCACCATCTTCCTGAAACTTTACCAACACAAAATTCATATCGGCATATTGAGTTCCTTTGTTAAATATAACTACATAATTGCCGTCCGATGTTTCTTGTAAGCTCGCACCAAAATAGATGGCGCTGTAACATGTCTCTCCAAACAATATATGAGAACTCACCAAGTCTCCCTTCAAATCAAATTTATCCAGATAGGTTCCTGAATACCCGTTGGCGGCATCAATATCCCCTACCATAAGGTAGCCCCCTACAATTGATTTTACTGCCATTGAAGTTTTAATGCTGGTATCGGGCAAACAGTATTTATTAAAAACAAAGGATTGATTTTGGGCAAATGTTGAAACAAAGCAACAACAACAAAAGAAAAGTATGGTTTTCATTTTGTAATTATTTAACTTAAAAAGCGCATACTATTCACTTGGAGTAGTACGCGCTTTTG
This is a stretch of genomic DNA from Sphingobacteriales bacterium. It encodes these proteins:
- a CDS encoding T9SS type A sorting domain-containing protein, yielding MAVKSIVGGYLMVGDIDAANGYSGTYLDKFDLKGDLVSSHILFGETCYSAIYFGASLQETSDGNYVVIFNKGTQYADMNFVLVKFQEDGEVIWTKEYIRPDKQNGANLVKCSDGGYLITGTSQHYFTPTSVGPARLHVIKTDSHGEEEWEYIYPANNVGPLYASQTQDGGFIISGYQYNSATGYDMYVLKIDSQGGMEWEKTYGTPVDDGGCWVKSYPLGGYYLVGLKWGGGVTKQIYNAWLDDAGNVLYAKSLSKNETYVVDSAPIFTADGGYKAVTFSYGPPPIWEVAFTSFNNTGDMVSEIPISSGLPGEDYIRDLEPAPDGGYIMVGFNFTAPQSSWVVKLGPNGEYCGTAPCLDSLFVTNVSSPVSGGQGSNPVVQAQVYPNPAKGSTTITYSLPPQLPFGVVELYNLQGQKVWYQVLPAGGSPFTQTLDLSGLPSGMYVWRLAFPGGYERYEVGGKILVSEK